The following are encoded in a window of Rhizobium sp. WYJ-E13 genomic DNA:
- a CDS encoding TetR/AcrR family transcriptional regulator, giving the protein MDGQFTTRDRLVSEGMRQLLAHGYEGVGIGPILKAVDVPKGSFYYFFQSKDDFVVAVIEAYEEKYLHLREKFFTDTSLRPLDRLDAYFAYLENEYRTEAPYAGCLYGMIAQTAAGRSAVVLDALATSFERWEKSIQGLLIIAQQDGDIGTEENIGDLTASIVEGYEGALIRAKAKEGVSAFTRFREIGLRRLISSATHDVR; this is encoded by the coding sequence ATGGATGGTCAATTTACGACACGAGATCGCCTTGTTTCCGAAGGCATGCGGCAATTGCTGGCGCATGGCTACGAAGGCGTCGGGATCGGGCCGATTCTGAAAGCGGTCGATGTACCGAAAGGGTCCTTCTATTATTTCTTTCAGAGCAAGGATGACTTCGTTGTAGCGGTCATCGAAGCGTACGAGGAAAAGTATCTGCATCTGAGGGAGAAATTCTTCACCGACACGTCGCTCCGCCCGCTGGATCGGCTCGATGCCTACTTCGCATATCTTGAAAACGAGTACAGGACGGAAGCCCCATATGCCGGGTGCCTTTACGGTATGATTGCCCAAACTGCTGCAGGCAGAAGCGCAGTTGTGCTAGACGCACTTGCCACGTCATTTGAGCGCTGGGAGAAAAGTATCCAGGGGCTGCTGATCATCGCGCAGCAAGATGGTGATATCGGCACCGAAGAGAACATCGGCGATCTTACCGCCAGTATCGTTGAGGGGTATGAGGGGGCGCTTATTCGCGCAAAGGCAAAAGAGGGCGTATCGGCATTCACTCGATTTCGCGAAATCGGGCTCAGACGTTTGATTTCGTCCGCAACACACGATGTCCGCTAG
- a CDS encoding ABC transporter ATP-binding protein/permease, which translates to MTDAKRKPKSVDGAKPDGAEETHQGKASTVEVTPPPDVIEPDPDLTPEEAEQARKRYLLKRFWISARGYWGRSGDGFAWPCSIGLLIMICMNVGFQYGINRWNRGIFDAIERHDAATVYYLSAVFLPLVAGSVVLVTSQVYVRMMIQRHWRRWLTTALIARWLANGRYYQLNLIGGDHKNPEARISEDLRIATESPVDFIAGVISAFLSASTFIVVLWTIGGALTLPIGGTTITIPGFLVVTAVLYAAITSTTIAVIGRHFVKVSEVKNQVEAEFRYTLTHVRENGESIALLGGEAEERSDLDKTFTNVLRQWARLSRQYMRTTFVSHGSMLVAPVVPVLLCAPKFLEGSMTLGEVMQAASAFAIVQTAFGWLVDNYPRLADWNACARRVASLMMSLDGLERAEQSDALGRIQHGETKGEAMLSLNDLAVSLDDGTAVVKEARVEIEAGERVLVAGESGSGKSTLVRAISGLWPWGHGSVDFHADRRLFMLPQRPYIPSGTLRRAVAYPKAADGWPLDEIRAALDKVGLAYLNEKLEEEAPWDQILSGGEKQRLAFARLLLHNPDIIVLDEATSALDEKSQDRMMEMVIQELPVVTIVSVAHRAELEAFHSRKITLERREGGAKLVSDIDLIPRRRKRTVLSRLLDTRTKGSTRSGHLNSDPTLDRR; encoded by the coding sequence ATGACCGACGCAAAACGGAAGCCGAAATCGGTCGACGGCGCCAAGCCCGATGGTGCCGAGGAGACGCACCAGGGGAAGGCATCGACCGTCGAGGTCACGCCGCCGCCCGACGTCATCGAACCTGATCCGGACCTGACGCCCGAGGAGGCGGAGCAGGCGCGCAAGAGATATTTGCTGAAGCGTTTCTGGATCAGCGCGCGCGGCTACTGGGGGCGCAGCGGCGACGGCTTCGCCTGGCCGTGCTCCATCGGGCTGCTGATCATGATCTGCATGAATGTCGGCTTCCAGTATGGGATCAACAGGTGGAACCGCGGCATATTCGACGCGATCGAGCGGCACGATGCCGCCACCGTCTATTATCTGAGCGCCGTCTTCCTGCCGCTCGTGGCCGGCAGTGTCGTTCTCGTCACGTCGCAGGTCTATGTCCGCATGATGATCCAGCGGCACTGGCGCCGGTGGCTGACGACCGCGCTGATTGCCCGCTGGCTGGCCAACGGCCGCTACTATCAGCTGAACCTCATCGGCGGCGACCACAAGAACCCCGAGGCGCGCATTTCCGAGGATCTGCGGATCGCGACGGAATCACCCGTCGATTTCATCGCCGGCGTCATCTCGGCCTTTCTGTCTGCCTCGACCTTCATCGTGGTTCTCTGGACGATCGGCGGCGCTCTGACCCTGCCGATCGGTGGAACGACCATCACCATTCCCGGCTTTCTGGTCGTGACGGCCGTGCTCTACGCTGCGATCACCTCGACGACGATCGCTGTGATCGGCCGGCATTTCGTCAAGGTCTCCGAGGTCAAGAACCAGGTGGAAGCCGAGTTTCGCTATACGCTGACGCATGTGCGCGAAAACGGCGAGAGCATCGCGCTTCTCGGCGGTGAAGCGGAGGAGCGCAGCGACCTCGACAAGACGTTTACCAATGTGCTGCGCCAATGGGCGCGGCTGTCCCGCCAGTATATGCGCACGACCTTCGTGTCGCATGGGTCGATGCTGGTTGCGCCCGTCGTGCCGGTGCTGCTCTGCGCGCCGAAGTTCCTCGAAGGCAGCATGACGCTGGGTGAGGTGATGCAGGCTGCGTCAGCCTTCGCCATCGTCCAGACCGCCTTCGGTTGGCTGGTCGATAACTACCCGCGCCTTGCCGACTGGAACGCCTGCGCCCGGCGCGTCGCCTCGCTGATGATGTCGCTCGACGGGTTGGAGCGCGCCGAACAGAGCGATGCGCTCGGACGCATCCAGCATGGCGAAACGAAAGGCGAGGCGATGTTGAGCCTCAACGATCTCGCCGTGTCGCTCGATGACGGCACTGCCGTGGTCAAGGAAGCCCGGGTCGAGATCGAAGCGGGTGAGCGGGTGCTGGTGGCCGGCGAATCCGGTTCGGGCAAGAGCACGCTGGTGCGCGCCATTTCAGGCCTCTGGCCGTGGGGTCACGGCAGCGTCGATTTCCATGCCGACAGACGGTTGTTCATGCTGCCGCAACGGCCCTATATCCCCTCGGGCACGCTGCGCCGCGCCGTCGCCTATCCCAAGGCCGCCGACGGCTGGCCGCTGGATGAGATCAGGGCGGCACTCGACAAGGTGGGGCTCGCTTATCTCAATGAGAAGCTCGAGGAAGAGGCGCCATGGGACCAGATCCTGTCGGGCGGCGAAAAGCAGCGGCTCGCCTTCGCGCGCCTGCTGCTGCACAATCCCGATATTATCGTGCTCGATGAAGCAACCTCGGCGCTCGACGAGAAGAGCCAGGACAGGATGATGGAAATGGTGATCCAGGAACTGCCCGTCGTCACCATCGTCAGTGTCGCGCACCGCGCCGAGCTCGAAGCCTTCCACAGCCGCAAGATCACCCTTGAGCGGCGCGAGGGCGGCGCAAAGCTGGTCAGCGACATCGATCTCATCCCGCGCAGGAGGAAACGGACCGTGCTGTCGCGCCTTTTGGACACGCGGACGAAGGGCAGCACGCGTTCCGGCCATTTGAACAGCGATCCGACGCTCGATCGGCGCTGA
- a CDS encoding DMT family transporter: MSIARSRIIGIYLVVASAVLWSTAGLFVRIADMDVWSMVAWRSAFSFITLGAVVLIQRISTKKSAERTFGIPGVAACAVSTVAAITYIASLQWTTVANVMTVYATLPFVTTGIAFLWLRDRVTYRFLLAGFFAFSGVAISVGAAMSAKDLLGILAAFVMTAGCATQIVIAKRFPSMDSTMMTVFAALACFCIALPLMQYSIPTSTQLLASAFYGIFTTGIGYVLLLLGSRRIASGEAGLLSMLDVILGPVWVWVFLGEDIVPPVLVGGAVVLISVIWYLLPSRKAAAFT, from the coding sequence ATGAGCATAGCACGCAGCAGGATTATCGGCATCTATCTCGTGGTTGCTTCGGCTGTTCTATGGAGCACGGCCGGGCTCTTCGTCCGGATCGCCGACATGGATGTCTGGTCCATGGTCGCTTGGCGCTCAGCCTTCTCGTTCATCACCCTTGGTGCTGTCGTGTTGATCCAACGGATATCGACGAAGAAAAGTGCTGAAAGGACTTTCGGCATACCGGGCGTGGCTGCATGTGCCGTCTCCACGGTGGCGGCGATAACCTACATCGCGTCTCTGCAGTGGACGACTGTTGCGAATGTCATGACGGTTTACGCCACGCTGCCGTTTGTTACGACCGGAATCGCCTTTCTATGGCTGCGGGATCGGGTGACCTATCGATTTCTCCTGGCCGGCTTTTTCGCCTTCTCGGGAGTTGCTATTTCGGTCGGGGCCGCGATGTCGGCAAAAGACCTCCTAGGCATCCTTGCTGCCTTTGTCATGACTGCCGGATGCGCCACACAGATTGTCATCGCCAAGCGGTTTCCAAGCATGGATTCGACGATGATGACGGTCTTTGCCGCGTTGGCATGTTTCTGTATCGCCCTTCCGCTTATGCAATATTCGATACCGACATCGACACAACTGCTCGCATCTGCGTTCTATGGGATTTTCACGACAGGGATTGGTTATGTGCTGCTGTTGCTTGGTTCTCGCCGGATCGCTTCCGGGGAAGCCGGGCTACTATCCATGCTTGATGTCATCCTTGGTCCGGTATGGGTCTGGGTTTTCCTTGGCGAGGATATCGTGCCGCCAGTCCTTGTGGGCGGCGCAGTCGTTTTGATTTCGGTCATTTGGTATCTTCTGCCCAGCCGTAAGGCCGCCGCCTTCACTTGA
- a CDS encoding transposase, with protein sequence MESTLEVLTTRKSGRETHRHWTDEVKAQIVSESLRPGALVNEVAERHGFFEQR encoded by the coding sequence ATGGAGAGTACATTGGAGGTTCTCACGACCAGGAAGTCTGGGCGTGAGACGCATCGGCATTGGACAGATGAGGTTAAGGCGCAGATCGTTTCAGAAAGCCTTCGACCAGGAGCGTTGGTGAATGAGGTCGCAGAGCGGCACGGCTTCTTTGAGCAACGTTGA
- a CDS encoding SDR family oxidoreductase — translation MKIVLIGGTGLIGSKTAARLRSKGHEVLAVSPSTGVNTISGEGLTNALDGADVVVDLANSPSWEDKAVLDFFETSGRNLLAAEAKAGVKHHVALSIVGTERLPENGYFRAKLAQEKLIKASSIPYTIVHSTQFFEFLKGIADEATVGTVARLSPAAFQPIASDDVADAVADAALAKPQNATIEIAGPERGPMYEIVARYLKAANDPRTVEPDVHARYFGSELDDRSLVPGEGARIGRIGFEDWFRQSQRPT, via the coding sequence ATGAAAATCGTTCTTATCGGCGGCACAGGGCTCATCGGGTCCAAGACCGCAGCGCGTCTGCGCAGCAAGGGCCATGAGGTGCTGGCCGTCTCGCCGAGCACCGGCGTCAACACAATATCAGGGGAAGGCCTGACGAACGCGCTTGATGGCGCCGACGTCGTCGTCGATCTTGCAAACTCTCCGTCGTGGGAAGACAAGGCGGTCCTCGACTTCTTCGAAACCTCGGGCCGCAATCTGCTCGCCGCCGAAGCCAAGGCCGGCGTAAAGCACCATGTCGCGCTCTCGATCGTTGGAACGGAGCGACTGCCCGAGAACGGCTACTTCAGGGCCAAGCTCGCCCAGGAAAAACTCATCAAGGCATCGTCTATTCCGTACACGATCGTCCATTCCACCCAGTTCTTCGAATTCCTGAAGGGCATCGCCGACGAAGCCACCGTCGGCACCGTCGCGCGTCTTTCTCCTGCGGCTTTCCAGCCTATCGCATCGGATGACGTTGCCGATGCGGTGGCGGATGCAGCACTTGCAAAGCCGCAGAACGCCACGATCGAGATTGCCGGTCCCGAGCGCGGTCCGATGTACGAGATCGTCGCCCGCTATCTGAAAGCGGCCAATGATCCGAGGACGGTCGAGCCAGACGTTCATGCGCGCTATTTCGGCTCCGAACTGGACGATCGCTCGCTCGTGCCCGGCGAGGGCGCGAGGATAGGCAGGATCGGCTTCGAGGATTGGTTTCGACAGTCCCAAAGGCCGACGTAA